From the Halichoerus grypus chromosome 3, mHalGry1.hap1.1, whole genome shotgun sequence genome, one window contains:
- the PPEF2 gene encoding serine/threonine-protein phosphatase with EF-hands 2 isoform X2, producing the protein MGLQTSAVELQPRHLAFAFRAATLIQRWYRRYAARLEMRRHCTWRIFQSIEYAGQQDQVKLHDFFSYLVDHFTPSSNHERDFLNRMFTEKTFPQDAEMEKLSDYESIEVPDSYTGPRLSFPLLPDHATALVEAFRLKQQLHARYVLNLLHETRKHLVQLPNINRVSTCYSEEVTVCGDLHGQLDDLIFIFYKNGLPSPEKAYVFNGDFVDRGKDSVEILMVLFAFMLVYPKEFHLNRGNHEDYMVNLRYGFTKEVMHKYKIHGKKILKILQDVFCWLPLATLVDEKVLILHGGVSDMTDLELLAKLDRHKIVSTLRRKTRKENGKPATTQEKATPPSCAGRPTPWFLPQSRSLPASPLRLGSCGAPRAGRSSSIPCSRPADAEELARRVRRSGDLELDRGRQQAGFPGSRAQGEPLLVTPEADSDADEPPEPTPEEWKQVVDILWSDPMAQEGCKANTVRGGGCYFGPNVTEQLLQKYNLQFLIRSHECKPEGYEFCHSRKVLTIFSASNYYEVGSNRGAYVKLGPALTPYIVQYQANKATHMLTMRQRISRVEESALRSLREKLFAHSSHLLGEFKKHDADKTGFISLSDWAEAVESVLRLGLPWRMLRPQLVSSSMDNTLEYKSWLEGLAKEQLSHENIQSSLLETLYRNRSNLETIFRIIDSDHSGFISLDEFRQTWKLFSSHMNIDITDDCICDLARSIDFNKDGHIDINEFLEAFRLVEQSCTEGDASDCPQATNTNDSGCSKPGTP; encoded by the exons ATGGGTCTACAGACGTCAGCCGTAGAGCTTCAGCCTCGTCACTTAGCATTTG CCTTCAGGGCAGCAACCCTCATCCAGAGATGGTACCGGCGCTACGCGGCACGGCTGGAGATGAGGCGGCATTGCACCTGGCGCATCTTCCAGTCGATAGAGTATGCGGGACAGCAAGACCAGGTCAAG CTCCATGACTTCTTCAGCTACCTTGTGGATCACTTTACCCCCAGCAGCAACCATGAGC GAGACTTCCTGAACCGCATGTTCACTGAGAAGACATTCCCCCAGGACGCTGAGATGGAGAAACTCAGTGACTATGAATCTATAGAGGTCCCGGACAGCTACACAGGGCCACgtctctccttcccacttcttCCTGACCACGCGACTGCCCTGGTGGAAGCTTTCAGACTGAAACAA CAGCTCCATGCTCGCTACGTCTTGAATCTTTTGCACGAAACCAGGAAACACCTGGTGCAACTGCCAAACATCAACCGTGTCTCCACCTGTTACAGCGAGGAGGTCACTGTGTGCG GAGACTTACATGGCCAGCTGGATgacttaatatttatattttataag AATGGCCTCCCGTCACCAGAGAAGGCCTACGTCTTCAATGGTGACTTCGTGGATCGAGGCAAGGATTCAGTAGAGATCCTGATGGTTCTTTTCGCCTTCATGTTGGTTTACCCAAAAGAGTTCCATCTTAACCGAGGAAACCATGAGGACTATATGGTGAACTTACG ATATGGCTTTACCAAGGAAGTGATGCATAAATATAAG ATACATGgcaagaaaatactaaaaatactgCAAGATGTTTTCTGTTGGCTTCCTCTGGCCACTCTAGTTGATGAGAAAGTCCTGATTCTTCATGGCGGAGTGTCAGACATGACCGACCTGGAGCTTTTGGCTAAACTAGACAGGCACAAG ATCGTCTCCACCCTGAGGCGCAAAACGAGGAAGGAGAACGGGAAACCGGCGACGACGCAGGAGAAGGCCACCCCGCCGAGCTGCGCGGGGCGACCCACCCCGTGGTTTCTGCCCCAGAGCCGCTCTCTCCCCGCTTCGCCCCTGCGCCTGGGCTCCTGCGGGGCGCCGCGCGCCGGCCGCTCCTCCAGCATCCCCTGCAGCCGCCCGGCCGACGCCGAGGAGCTGGCCCGGCGGGTGCGGCGCTCCGGGGACCTGGAGCTGGACAGGGGCCGGCAGCaggcaggcttcccggggagccgGGCGCAGGGGGAGCCGCTGCTCGTCACGCCAGAAGCCGACTCGGACGCCGACGAGCCGCCCGAGCCCACCCCGGAGGAGTGGAAGCAG GTGGTCGATATCCTGTGGAGTGATCCCATGGCCCAGGAGGGTTGCAAGGCTAACACCGTTCGAGGAGGAGGCTGTTATTTTGGACCTAATGTGACAGAACAGTTGCTACAGAAATACAACCTGCAGTTCCTGATCCGCTCCcatgagtgcaaacctgagggcTACGAGTTCTGCCACAGCCGCAAG GTGTTAACCATCTTTTCTGCCTCCAACTACTATGAAGTTGGCAGTAACAGAGGTGCCTACGTCAAGCTGGGGCCGGCCCTGACTCCATACATCGTGCAGTATCAAGCTAACAAGGCAACCCACATGCTGACTATGAGGCAAAG GATTAGCAGAGTAGAGGAGTCAGCTCTGAGATCTCTGCGGGAAAAGTTATTTGCTCATTCCTCCCATCTTCTTGGTGAATTTAAGAAGCATGATGCAGATAAGACCG GTTTCATCTCCCTTAGTGACTGGGCAGAAGCCGTGGAGTCTGTGCTGCGTCTAGGACTCCCCTGGCGGATGCTGAGGCCACAGCTGGTGAGCAGTTCTATGGATAACACGTTGGAGTACAAGTCCTGGCTGGAGGGCTTGGCCAAAGAACAATTGAGCCATGAG AACATACAATCAAGTTTGCTGGAAACACTGTATCGGAACCGATCTAACCTGGAGACCATCTTTAGGATCATAGACAGTGATCATTCAG GGTTCATCTCACTGGACGAGTTCAGGCAGACTTGGAAGCTGTTCAGCTCTCATATGAACATTGACATCACAGATGACTGCATCTGTGACCTTGCCCGGAGCATTGACTTCAACAAGGATGGCCACATCGACATCAATGAGTTCCTGGAGGCCTTCCGCCTTGTGGAGCAATCCTGCACAGAGGGCGATGCCTCAGATTGCCCCCAGGCCACAAACACTAACGACAGTGGCTGCAGCAAGCCCGGCACACCCTAA
- the PPEF2 gene encoding serine/threonine-protein phosphatase with EF-hands 2 isoform X1 gives MSSLPFWNKKPCTYTMGSGTSTQHHFAFQNAEKAFRAATLIQRWYRRYAARLEMRRHCTWRIFQSIEYAGQQDQVKLHDFFSYLVDHFTPSSNHERDFLNRMFTEKTFPQDAEMEKLSDYESIEVPDSYTGPRLSFPLLPDHATALVEAFRLKQQLHARYVLNLLHETRKHLVQLPNINRVSTCYSEEVTVCGDLHGQLDDLIFIFYKNGLPSPEKAYVFNGDFVDRGKDSVEILMVLFAFMLVYPKEFHLNRGNHEDYMVNLRYGFTKEVMHKYKIHGKKILKILQDVFCWLPLATLVDEKVLILHGGVSDMTDLELLAKLDRHKIVSTLRRKTRKENGKPATTQEKATPPSCAGRPTPWFLPQSRSLPASPLRLGSCGAPRAGRSSSIPCSRPADAEELARRVRRSGDLELDRGRQQAGFPGSRAQGEPLLVTPEADSDADEPPEPTPEEWKQVVDILWSDPMAQEGCKANTVRGGGCYFGPNVTEQLLQKYNLQFLIRSHECKPEGYEFCHSRKVLTIFSASNYYEVGSNRGAYVKLGPALTPYIVQYQANKATHMLTMRQRISRVEESALRSLREKLFAHSSHLLGEFKKHDADKTGFISLSDWAEAVESVLRLGLPWRMLRPQLVSSSMDNTLEYKSWLEGLAKEQLSHENIQSSLLETLYRNRSNLETIFRIIDSDHSGFISLDEFRQTWKLFSSHMNIDITDDCICDLARSIDFNKDGHIDINEFLEAFRLVEQSCTEGDASDCPQATNTNDSGCSKPGTP, from the exons AAACCTTGTACCTACACTATGGGAAGCGGTACCTCAACCCAACATCACTTTGCTTTCCAGAATGCAGAGAAAG CCTTCAGGGCAGCAACCCTCATCCAGAGATGGTACCGGCGCTACGCGGCACGGCTGGAGATGAGGCGGCATTGCACCTGGCGCATCTTCCAGTCGATAGAGTATGCGGGACAGCAAGACCAGGTCAAG CTCCATGACTTCTTCAGCTACCTTGTGGATCACTTTACCCCCAGCAGCAACCATGAGC GAGACTTCCTGAACCGCATGTTCACTGAGAAGACATTCCCCCAGGACGCTGAGATGGAGAAACTCAGTGACTATGAATCTATAGAGGTCCCGGACAGCTACACAGGGCCACgtctctccttcccacttcttCCTGACCACGCGACTGCCCTGGTGGAAGCTTTCAGACTGAAACAA CAGCTCCATGCTCGCTACGTCTTGAATCTTTTGCACGAAACCAGGAAACACCTGGTGCAACTGCCAAACATCAACCGTGTCTCCACCTGTTACAGCGAGGAGGTCACTGTGTGCG GAGACTTACATGGCCAGCTGGATgacttaatatttatattttataag AATGGCCTCCCGTCACCAGAGAAGGCCTACGTCTTCAATGGTGACTTCGTGGATCGAGGCAAGGATTCAGTAGAGATCCTGATGGTTCTTTTCGCCTTCATGTTGGTTTACCCAAAAGAGTTCCATCTTAACCGAGGAAACCATGAGGACTATATGGTGAACTTACG ATATGGCTTTACCAAGGAAGTGATGCATAAATATAAG ATACATGgcaagaaaatactaaaaatactgCAAGATGTTTTCTGTTGGCTTCCTCTGGCCACTCTAGTTGATGAGAAAGTCCTGATTCTTCATGGCGGAGTGTCAGACATGACCGACCTGGAGCTTTTGGCTAAACTAGACAGGCACAAG ATCGTCTCCACCCTGAGGCGCAAAACGAGGAAGGAGAACGGGAAACCGGCGACGACGCAGGAGAAGGCCACCCCGCCGAGCTGCGCGGGGCGACCCACCCCGTGGTTTCTGCCCCAGAGCCGCTCTCTCCCCGCTTCGCCCCTGCGCCTGGGCTCCTGCGGGGCGCCGCGCGCCGGCCGCTCCTCCAGCATCCCCTGCAGCCGCCCGGCCGACGCCGAGGAGCTGGCCCGGCGGGTGCGGCGCTCCGGGGACCTGGAGCTGGACAGGGGCCGGCAGCaggcaggcttcccggggagccgGGCGCAGGGGGAGCCGCTGCTCGTCACGCCAGAAGCCGACTCGGACGCCGACGAGCCGCCCGAGCCCACCCCGGAGGAGTGGAAGCAG GTGGTCGATATCCTGTGGAGTGATCCCATGGCCCAGGAGGGTTGCAAGGCTAACACCGTTCGAGGAGGAGGCTGTTATTTTGGACCTAATGTGACAGAACAGTTGCTACAGAAATACAACCTGCAGTTCCTGATCCGCTCCcatgagtgcaaacctgagggcTACGAGTTCTGCCACAGCCGCAAG GTGTTAACCATCTTTTCTGCCTCCAACTACTATGAAGTTGGCAGTAACAGAGGTGCCTACGTCAAGCTGGGGCCGGCCCTGACTCCATACATCGTGCAGTATCAAGCTAACAAGGCAACCCACATGCTGACTATGAGGCAAAG GATTAGCAGAGTAGAGGAGTCAGCTCTGAGATCTCTGCGGGAAAAGTTATTTGCTCATTCCTCCCATCTTCTTGGTGAATTTAAGAAGCATGATGCAGATAAGACCG GTTTCATCTCCCTTAGTGACTGGGCAGAAGCCGTGGAGTCTGTGCTGCGTCTAGGACTCCCCTGGCGGATGCTGAGGCCACAGCTGGTGAGCAGTTCTATGGATAACACGTTGGAGTACAAGTCCTGGCTGGAGGGCTTGGCCAAAGAACAATTGAGCCATGAG AACATACAATCAAGTTTGCTGGAAACACTGTATCGGAACCGATCTAACCTGGAGACCATCTTTAGGATCATAGACAGTGATCATTCAG GGTTCATCTCACTGGACGAGTTCAGGCAGACTTGGAAGCTGTTCAGCTCTCATATGAACATTGACATCACAGATGACTGCATCTGTGACCTTGCCCGGAGCATTGACTTCAACAAGGATGGCCACATCGACATCAATGAGTTCCTGGAGGCCTTCCGCCTTGTGGAGCAATCCTGCACAGAGGGCGATGCCTCAGATTGCCCCCAGGCCACAAACACTAACGACAGTGGCTGCAGCAAGCCCGGCACACCCTAA